The sequence below is a genomic window from Acipenser ruthenus unplaced genomic scaffold, fAciRut3.2 maternal haplotype, whole genome shotgun sequence.
ATTCATCAGAGAAACGCTTGTGGCTCAAGACAAGCTCCATGCACACACTGTATGGTAGTGGTTCCAAACTCCGGTCCTGTAGCTCCCCCCGGTCAgcccttctggtttttgttccaaccgagctgccctcagttatttaattgtacccttaattgaactaataatttgcctaatcagagctttttaatgattttaaacagTTTGGAGGTTAAGTTAAGTATAATATTGTAGAACAAGGAACTTGAAACCTCCAACTTTTGAATAAGCTGCTAAACAATTGAAAAAGTCGAATTAAGCAACTCGTCAGTTCAAttcagggttcaattaagtaattgagaacttggtTGAAACAAAACCCAGCAGGGCAGGGGGGCTCCAGAACTGGAGTTGGGAAGCACTGCTCTATGGAGTGGTCTGCAGCTTGTACCTTGTGGCTTTTGATCTATGGCACGCGGCTCGTGCATCGAGCGCCCTTCAGTCCAGCTCACCTGTATGCAGCAGTTCTCGGAGGCACAGGTTGCTCAGGGTCAGCCTCACGATGGACGCCTTGTCCAGCTGCTGGGCAGCGCCAAGGGGTAGGGGGAGCTGCAGGGCCAGCTGTGTGAAGACCTcgctctccttctctccctgACTCCGGGCAGCTTCACGAGACTTCTCCCTGTGCTTCTCAGAGCACACCCTGCAGGGGACAGACAGGAGAGGCAGGGATGGGTGGGGAGGTGCAGGGAGAAGCCAGGAGGTgcagagaggaggagaaggagggaggatCAGGTAGCGGTGGGGAGGAGAGTTAGTGAAGCAGACCATAATTACATTGGACAAGTTTGCACTGACTGTGATGCCCCTTTGTGTTGGTCTCTCCACCTTTAAACTGCGTCACCCTGTGTGATGACGTCGTCACTCCTTAACAATACACTTTTATACTGTTTGCAAGTTTGAGCGTGTGGTAGATATGCA
It includes:
- the LOC131696623 gene encoding hypoxia-inducible factor 1-alpha-like, which codes for MVCFTNSPPHRYLILPPSPPLCTSWLLPAPPHPSLPLLSVPCRVCSEKHREKSREAARSQGEKESEVFTQLALQLPLPLGAAQQLDKASIVRLTLSNLCLRELLHTAEAGCGDVDNEVERTAPVETSIEGFLLLLSQDGVIIYTSEEVTRHTSLSQATSTSVLQSPARWISLGSVF